A DNA window from Schistocerca americana isolate TAMUIC-IGC-003095 chromosome 4, iqSchAmer2.1, whole genome shotgun sequence contains the following coding sequences:
- the LOC124613691 gene encoding mucin-2-like produces MTTPLTVVAHNAPTTPATSDLLTQLQSSSPSPTSPSTPVSRTPSSDHMLPTLSFPTIMPSPPGPSPVPSTSPPSPHSPCQGFSGPSILNVPSLKVFVPVPLDIIHDISIILHDDTLFVMCFPSSGAHDTTSAIPCHLVKCVTLSHDVDLDMLRVFATPTGDIVIVAPFLPQTAGLPVATRPARPVRLPGLVAGPSFTTSTHTAPRRCCRADRGPAPADHPPLPTP; encoded by the coding sequence atgaccacgccactcactgtcgtggctcacaacGCTCCGACCACTCCCGCCACGTCAGACTTACTCActcagctccaatcgtcgagcccTTCTCCAACCTCACCCTCTACTCcagtctcacgcactccgtcgagtgatcacatgctccccacaTTGAGCTTCCCTACGATCATGCCCTCGCCGCCGGGCCCTTctccggtcccttcgacctctcccccgTCACCTCACTCGCCCTGTCAAGGTTTCTCAGGCCCCTCTATCTTGAATGTTCCCTCGctcaaggtgtttgtgcctgtccccctggacataatccatgacatctctataatactacacGATGACACACTGTTTgtcatgtgtttcccttcatccggtgctcatgacacaacctccgccattccctgccacctggtgaaatgtgttacCCTCTCGCACgatgtcgacctggacatgcttcgtgtgtttgccacacccaccggagacatcgtcaTTGTCGCTCCATTCCTCCCAcaaaccgccggcctacctgtcgccacacgaccagcacgcccagtacgacttccaggtttggtggccggaccttccttcacgacatctacccacacagctccccggcGATGCTGTCGAGCTGATCGTGGTCCGGCTCCCGCGGACCACCCCCCCCTGCCGACGCCttag